Proteins encoded by one window of Macaca fascicularis isolate 582-1 chromosome 10, T2T-MFA8v1.1:
- the SLC17A9 gene encoding voltage-gated purine nucleotide uniporter SLC17A9 isoform X4 has product MQPTPDEARRDRAGDSQWSRPECQAWTGTLLLGTCLLYCARSSMPICTVSMSQDFGWNKKEAGIVLSSFFWGYCLTQVVGGHLGDRIGGEKVILLSASAWGSITAVTPLLAQLSSAHLAFMTFSRILMGLLQGVYFPALTSLLSQKVRDSERAFTYSTVGAGSQFGTLLTGAVGSLLLEWYGWQSVFYFSGGLTLLWVWYVYRSRPGLGSPGPRPAGVQAQQSPLETALPEACCLGSRHLPALCSLLLLRPHLLAAHLLQGDLPRRQGLDLQRGALVGGDSCQSIQRVSL; this is encoded by the exons GCCCGAGTGCCAGGCATGGACAGGGACGCTGCTGCTGGGCACGTGCCTGCTCTACTGCGCCCGCTCCAGCATGCCCATCTGCACTGTCTCCATGAGCCAGGACTTCGGCTGGAATAAGAAGGAGGCCGGCATCGTACTCAGCAGCTTCTTCTGGGGCTACTGCCTGACGCAGGTTGTGGGCGGCCACCTCGGGGACCG GATTGGGGGTGAGAAGGTCATCCTGCTGTCAGCCTCTGCCTGGGGCTCCATCACGGCCGTCACCCCGCTGCTCGCTCAGCTGAGCAGTGCCCACCTGGCCTTCATGACCTTCTCACGCATCCTCATGGGCTTGCTCCAAG GGGTTTACTTCCCCGCCCTGACCAGCCTGCTGTCGCAGAAGGTGCGGGACAGTGAGCGAGCCTTCACCTACAGCACCGTGGGCGCCGGCTCCCAGTTTGG GACGCTGCTGACCGGGGCAGTGGGCTCCCTGCTCCTGGAATGGTACGGCTGGCAGAGCGTCTTCTATTTCTCCGGCGGCCTCACCTTGCTTTGGGTGTGGTACGTGTACAG ATCTCGTCCTGGCCTTGGGAGTCCTGGCCCAAGGCCTGCCGGTGTCCAGGCACAACAGAGTCCCCTGGAGACAGCTCTTCCGGAAGCCTGCTGTCTG GGCAGCCGTCATCTcccagctctctgcagcctgctCCTTCTTCGTCCTCATCTCCTGGCTGCCCACCTTCTTCAAGGAGACCTTCCCCGACGCCAAG GGTTGGATCTTCAACGTGGTGCCTTGGTTGGTGGCGATTCCTGCCAGTCTATTCAGCGGGTTTCTCTCTGA
- the SLC17A9 gene encoding voltage-gated purine nucleotide uniporter SLC17A9 isoform X2, which yields MQPTPDEARRDRAGDSQWSRPECQAWTGTLLLGTCLLYCARSSMPICTVSMSQDFGWNKKEAGIVLSSFFWGYCLTQVVGGHLGDRIGGEKVILLSASAWGSITAVTPLLAQLSSAHLAFMTFSRILMGLLQGVYFPALTSLLSQKVRDSERAFTYSTVGAGSQFGTLLTGAVGSLLLEWYGWQSVFYFSGGLTLLWVWYVYRYLLSGKDLVLALGVLAQGLPVSRHNRVPWRQLFRKPAVWAAVISQLSAACSFFVLISWLPTFFKETFPDAKGWIFNVVPWLVAIPASLFSGFLSDHLINQGYTAVPPLQVTEPSQCGSSCRAWALASQASLLCAWATPPASVSLWCLHQPPSASRPSTTVAFPLTSRTWPRPVPAFCLVWPTQLGPWQVSWVCVWAAT from the exons GCCCGAGTGCCAGGCATGGACAGGGACGCTGCTGCTGGGCACGTGCCTGCTCTACTGCGCCCGCTCCAGCATGCCCATCTGCACTGTCTCCATGAGCCAGGACTTCGGCTGGAATAAGAAGGAGGCCGGCATCGTACTCAGCAGCTTCTTCTGGGGCTACTGCCTGACGCAGGTTGTGGGCGGCCACCTCGGGGACCG GATTGGGGGTGAGAAGGTCATCCTGCTGTCAGCCTCTGCCTGGGGCTCCATCACGGCCGTCACCCCGCTGCTCGCTCAGCTGAGCAGTGCCCACCTGGCCTTCATGACCTTCTCACGCATCCTCATGGGCTTGCTCCAAG GGGTTTACTTCCCCGCCCTGACCAGCCTGCTGTCGCAGAAGGTGCGGGACAGTGAGCGAGCCTTCACCTACAGCACCGTGGGCGCCGGCTCCCAGTTTGG GACGCTGCTGACCGGGGCAGTGGGCTCCCTGCTCCTGGAATGGTACGGCTGGCAGAGCGTCTTCTATTTCTCCGGCGGCCTCACCTTGCTTTGGGTGTGGTACGTGTACAGGTACCTGCTGAGTGGAAAAG ATCTCGTCCTGGCCTTGGGAGTCCTGGCCCAAGGCCTGCCGGTGTCCAGGCACAACAGAGTCCCCTGGAGACAGCTCTTCCGGAAGCCTGCTGTCTG GGCAGCCGTCATCTcccagctctctgcagcctgctCCTTCTTCGTCCTCATCTCCTGGCTGCCCACCTTCTTCAAGGAGACCTTCCCCGACGCCAAG GGTTGGATCTTCAACGTGGTGCCTTGGTTGGTGGCGATTCCTGCCAGTCTATTCAGCGGGTTTCTCTCTGATCATCTCATCAATCAGG GTTACACGGCCGTCCCTCCCCTGCAGGTTACAGAGCCATCACAGTGCGGAAGTTCATGCAG GGCATGGGCCTTGGCCTCTCAAGCGTCTTTGCTCTGTGCCTGGGCCACACCTCCAGCTTCTGTGAGTCTGTGGTGTTTGCATCAGCCTCCATCGGCCTCCAGACCTTCAACCACAG TGGCATTTCCGTTAACATCCAGGACTTGGCCCCGTCCTGTGCCGGCTTTCTGTTTG GTGTGGCCAACACAGCTGGGGCCTTGGCAG GTGTCGTGGGTGTGTGTCTGGGCGGCTACTTGA
- the SLC17A9 gene encoding voltage-gated purine nucleotide uniporter SLC17A9 isoform X1, giving the protein MQPTPDEARRDRAGDSQWSRPECQAWTGTLLLGTCLLYCARSSMPICTVSMSQDFGWNKKEAGIVLSSFFWGYCLTQVVGGHLGDRIGGEKVILLSASAWGSITAVTPLLAQLSSAHLAFMTFSRILMGLLQGVYFPALTSLLSQKVRDSERAFTYSTVGAGSQFGTLLTGAVGSLLLEWYGWQSVFYFSGGLTLLWVWYVYRYLLSGKDLVLALGVLAQGLPVSRHNRVPWRQLFRKPAVWAAVISQLSAACSFFVLISWLPTFFKETFPDAKGWIFNVVPWLVAIPASLFSGFLSDHLINQGYRAITVRKFMQGMGLGLSSVFALCLGHTSSFCESVVFASASIGLQTFNHSGISVNIQDLAPSCAGFLFGVANTAGALAGVVGVCLGGYLIETTGSWTCLFNLVAIISSLGLCTFLVFGQAQRVDLSSTHEDL; this is encoded by the exons GCCCGAGTGCCAGGCATGGACAGGGACGCTGCTGCTGGGCACGTGCCTGCTCTACTGCGCCCGCTCCAGCATGCCCATCTGCACTGTCTCCATGAGCCAGGACTTCGGCTGGAATAAGAAGGAGGCCGGCATCGTACTCAGCAGCTTCTTCTGGGGCTACTGCCTGACGCAGGTTGTGGGCGGCCACCTCGGGGACCG GATTGGGGGTGAGAAGGTCATCCTGCTGTCAGCCTCTGCCTGGGGCTCCATCACGGCCGTCACCCCGCTGCTCGCTCAGCTGAGCAGTGCCCACCTGGCCTTCATGACCTTCTCACGCATCCTCATGGGCTTGCTCCAAG GGGTTTACTTCCCCGCCCTGACCAGCCTGCTGTCGCAGAAGGTGCGGGACAGTGAGCGAGCCTTCACCTACAGCACCGTGGGCGCCGGCTCCCAGTTTGG GACGCTGCTGACCGGGGCAGTGGGCTCCCTGCTCCTGGAATGGTACGGCTGGCAGAGCGTCTTCTATTTCTCCGGCGGCCTCACCTTGCTTTGGGTGTGGTACGTGTACAGGTACCTGCTGAGTGGAAAAG ATCTCGTCCTGGCCTTGGGAGTCCTGGCCCAAGGCCTGCCGGTGTCCAGGCACAACAGAGTCCCCTGGAGACAGCTCTTCCGGAAGCCTGCTGTCTG GGCAGCCGTCATCTcccagctctctgcagcctgctCCTTCTTCGTCCTCATCTCCTGGCTGCCCACCTTCTTCAAGGAGACCTTCCCCGACGCCAAG GGTTGGATCTTCAACGTGGTGCCTTGGTTGGTGGCGATTCCTGCCAGTCTATTCAGCGGGTTTCTCTCTGATCATCTCATCAATCAGG GTTACAGAGCCATCACAGTGCGGAAGTTCATGCAG GGCATGGGCCTTGGCCTCTCAAGCGTCTTTGCTCTGTGCCTGGGCCACACCTCCAGCTTCTGTGAGTCTGTGGTGTTTGCATCAGCCTCCATCGGCCTCCAGACCTTCAACCACAG TGGCATTTCCGTTAACATCCAGGACTTGGCCCCGTCCTGTGCCGGCTTTCTGTTTG GTGTGGCCAACACAGCTGGGGCCTTGGCAG GTGTCGTGGGTGTGTGTCTGGGCGGCTACTTGATCGAGACCACGGGCTCCTGGACCTGCCTGTTCAACCTTGTGGCCATCATCAGCAGCCTGGGGCTGTGCACCTTCCTGGTATTTGGACAGGCCCAGAGGGTGGACCTGAGCTCCACCCACGAGGACCTCTAG
- the SLC17A9 gene encoding voltage-gated purine nucleotide uniporter SLC17A9 isoform X6: protein MQPTPDEARRDRAGDSQWSRPECQAWTGTLLLGTCLLYCARSSMPICTVSMSQDFGWNKKEAGIVLSSFFWGYCLTQVVGGHLGDRIGGEKVILLSASAWGSITAVTPLLAQLSSAHLAFMTFSRILMGLLQGVYFPALTSLLSQKVRDSERAFTYSTVGAGSQFGTLLTGAVGSLLLEWYGWQSVFYFSGGLTLLWVWYVYRSRPGLGSPGPRPAGVQAQQSPLETALPEACCLGSRHLPALCSLLLLRPHLLAAHLLQGDLPRRQGEWGAPTG, encoded by the exons GCCCGAGTGCCAGGCATGGACAGGGACGCTGCTGCTGGGCACGTGCCTGCTCTACTGCGCCCGCTCCAGCATGCCCATCTGCACTGTCTCCATGAGCCAGGACTTCGGCTGGAATAAGAAGGAGGCCGGCATCGTACTCAGCAGCTTCTTCTGGGGCTACTGCCTGACGCAGGTTGTGGGCGGCCACCTCGGGGACCG GATTGGGGGTGAGAAGGTCATCCTGCTGTCAGCCTCTGCCTGGGGCTCCATCACGGCCGTCACCCCGCTGCTCGCTCAGCTGAGCAGTGCCCACCTGGCCTTCATGACCTTCTCACGCATCCTCATGGGCTTGCTCCAAG GGGTTTACTTCCCCGCCCTGACCAGCCTGCTGTCGCAGAAGGTGCGGGACAGTGAGCGAGCCTTCACCTACAGCACCGTGGGCGCCGGCTCCCAGTTTGG GACGCTGCTGACCGGGGCAGTGGGCTCCCTGCTCCTGGAATGGTACGGCTGGCAGAGCGTCTTCTATTTCTCCGGCGGCCTCACCTTGCTTTGGGTGTGGTACGTGTACAG ATCTCGTCCTGGCCTTGGGAGTCCTGGCCCAAGGCCTGCCGGTGTCCAGGCACAACAGAGTCCCCTGGAGACAGCTCTTCCGGAAGCCTGCTGTCTG GGCAGCCGTCATCTcccagctctctgcagcctgctCCTTCTTCGTCCTCATCTCCTGGCTGCCCACCTTCTTCAAGGAGACCTTCCCCGACGCCAAGGTGAGTGGGGGGCTCCTACAGGGTGA
- the SLC17A9 gene encoding voltage-gated purine nucleotide uniporter SLC17A9 isoform X3 produces the protein MKTPFSRGSACTKDAADRGSGLPAPGMVRLAERLLFLRRPHLALGVVRVQISSWPWESWPKACRCPGTTESPGDSSSGSLLSGQPSSPSSLQPAPSSSSSPGCPPSSRRPSPTPRVGSSTWCLGWWRFLPVYSAGFSLIISSIRVTRPSLPCRLHGRPSPAGYRAITVRKFMQGMGLGLSSVFALCLGHTSSFCESVVFASASIGLQTFNHSGISVNIQDLAPSCAGFLFGVANTAGALAGVVGVCLGGYLIETTGSWTCLFNLVAIISSLGLCTFLVFGQAQRVDLSSTHEDL, from the exons ATGAAAACACCCTTTTCCAGGGGCTCAGCCTGCACCAAG GACGCTGCTGACCGGGGCAGTGGGCTCCCTGCTCCTGGAATGGTACGGCTGGCAGAGCGTCTTCTATTTCTCCGGCGGCCTCACCTTGCTTTGGGTGTGGTACGTGTACAG ATCTCGTCCTGGCCTTGGGAGTCCTGGCCCAAGGCCTGCCGGTGTCCAGGCACAACAGAGTCCCCTGGAGACAGCTCTTCCGGAAGCCTGCTGTCTG GGCAGCCGTCATCTcccagctctctgcagcctgctCCTTCTTCGTCCTCATCTCCTGGCTGCCCACCTTCTTCAAGGAGACCTTCCCCGACGCCAAG GGTTGGATCTTCAACGTGGTGCCTTGGTTGGTGGCGATTCCTGCCAGTCTATTCAGCGGGTTTCTCTCTGATCATCTCATCAATCAGG GTTACACGGCCGTCCCTCCCCTGTAGGTTACACGGCCGTCCCTCCCCTGCAGGTTACAGAGCCATCACAGTGCGGAAGTTCATGCAG GGCATGGGCCTTGGCCTCTCAAGCGTCTTTGCTCTGTGCCTGGGCCACACCTCCAGCTTCTGTGAGTCTGTGGTGTTTGCATCAGCCTCCATCGGCCTCCAGACCTTCAACCACAG TGGCATTTCCGTTAACATCCAGGACTTGGCCCCGTCCTGTGCCGGCTTTCTGTTTG GTGTGGCCAACACAGCTGGGGCCTTGGCAG GTGTCGTGGGTGTGTGTCTGGGCGGCTACTTGATCGAGACCACGGGCTCCTGGACCTGCCTGTTCAACCTTGTGGCCATCATCAGCAGCCTGGGGCTGTGCACCTTCCTGGTATTTGGACAGGCCCAGAGGGTGGACCTGAGCTCCACCCACGAGGACCTCTAG
- the SLC17A9 gene encoding voltage-gated purine nucleotide uniporter SLC17A9 isoform X5: protein MKTPFSRGSACTKDAADRGSGLPAPGMVRLAERLLFLRRPHLALGVISSWPWESWPKACRCPGTTESPGDSSSGSLLSGQPSSPSSLQPAPSSSSSPGCPPSSRRPSPTPRVGSSTWCLGWWRFLPVYSAGFSLIISSIRVTRPSLPCRLHGRPSPAGYRAITVRKFMQGMGLGLSSVFALCLGHTSSFCESVVFASASIGLQTFNHSGISVNIQDLAPSCAGFLFGVANTAGALAGVVGVCLGGYLIETTGSWTCLFNLVAIISSLGLCTFLVFGQAQRVDLSSTHEDL, encoded by the exons ATGAAAACACCCTTTTCCAGGGGCTCAGCCTGCACCAAG GACGCTGCTGACCGGGGCAGTGGGCTCCCTGCTCCTGGAATGGTACGGCTGGCAGAGCGTCTTCTATTTCTCCGGCGGCCTCACCTTGCTTTGGGTGTG ATCTCGTCCTGGCCTTGGGAGTCCTGGCCCAAGGCCTGCCGGTGTCCAGGCACAACAGAGTCCCCTGGAGACAGCTCTTCCGGAAGCCTGCTGTCTG GGCAGCCGTCATCTcccagctctctgcagcctgctCCTTCTTCGTCCTCATCTCCTGGCTGCCCACCTTCTTCAAGGAGACCTTCCCCGACGCCAAG GGTTGGATCTTCAACGTGGTGCCTTGGTTGGTGGCGATTCCTGCCAGTCTATTCAGCGGGTTTCTCTCTGATCATCTCATCAATCAGG GTTACACGGCCGTCCCTCCCCTGTAGGTTACACGGCCGTCCCTCCCCTGCAGGTTACAGAGCCATCACAGTGCGGAAGTTCATGCAG GGCATGGGCCTTGGCCTCTCAAGCGTCTTTGCTCTGTGCCTGGGCCACACCTCCAGCTTCTGTGAGTCTGTGGTGTTTGCATCAGCCTCCATCGGCCTCCAGACCTTCAACCACAG TGGCATTTCCGTTAACATCCAGGACTTGGCCCCGTCCTGTGCCGGCTTTCTGTTTG GTGTGGCCAACACAGCTGGGGCCTTGGCAG GTGTCGTGGGTGTGTGTCTGGGCGGCTACTTGATCGAGACCACGGGCTCCTGGACCTGCCTGTTCAACCTTGTGGCCATCATCAGCAGCCTGGGGCTGTGCACCTTCCTGGTATTTGGACAGGCCCAGAGGGTGGACCTGAGCTCCACCCACGAGGACCTCTAG
- the SLC17A9 gene encoding voltage-gated purine nucleotide uniporter SLC17A9 isoform X9, whose translation MKTPFSRGSACTKDAADRGSGLPAPGMVRLAERLLFLRRPHLALGVVRVQISSWPWESWPKACRCPGTTESPGDSSSGSLLSGQPSSPSSLQPAPSSSSSPGCPPSSRRPSPTPRVGSSTWCLGWWRFLPVYSAGFSLIISSIRVTEPSQCGSSCRAWALASQASLLCAWATPPASVSLWCLHQPPSASRPSTTVAFPLTSRTWPRPVPAFCLVWPTQLGPWQVSWVCVWAAT comes from the exons ATGAAAACACCCTTTTCCAGGGGCTCAGCCTGCACCAAG GACGCTGCTGACCGGGGCAGTGGGCTCCCTGCTCCTGGAATGGTACGGCTGGCAGAGCGTCTTCTATTTCTCCGGCGGCCTCACCTTGCTTTGGGTGTGGTACGTGTACAG ATCTCGTCCTGGCCTTGGGAGTCCTGGCCCAAGGCCTGCCGGTGTCCAGGCACAACAGAGTCCCCTGGAGACAGCTCTTCCGGAAGCCTGCTGTCTG GGCAGCCGTCATCTcccagctctctgcagcctgctCCTTCTTCGTCCTCATCTCCTGGCTGCCCACCTTCTTCAAGGAGACCTTCCCCGACGCCAAG GGTTGGATCTTCAACGTGGTGCCTTGGTTGGTGGCGATTCCTGCCAGTCTATTCAGCGGGTTTCTCTCTGATCATCTCATCAATCAGG GTTACAGAGCCATCACAGTGCGGAAGTTCATGCAG GGCATGGGCCTTGGCCTCTCAAGCGTCTTTGCTCTGTGCCTGGGCCACACCTCCAGCTTCTGTGAGTCTGTGGTGTTTGCATCAGCCTCCATCGGCCTCCAGACCTTCAACCACAG TGGCATTTCCGTTAACATCCAGGACTTGGCCCCGTCCTGTGCCGGCTTTCTGTTTG GTGTGGCCAACACAGCTGGGGCCTTGGCAG GTGTCGTGGGTGTGTGTCTGGGCGGCTACTTGA
- the SLC17A9 gene encoding voltage-gated purine nucleotide uniporter SLC17A9 isoform X7: MVRLAERLLFLRRPHLALGVVRVQISSWPWESWPKACRCPGTTESPGDSSSGSLLSGQPSSPSSLQPAPSSSSSPGCPPSSRRPSPTPRVGSSTWCLGWWRFLPVYSAGFSLIISSIRVTRPSLPCRLHGRPSPAGYRAITVRKFMQGMGLGLSSVFALCLGHTSSFCESVVFASASIGLQTFNHSGISVNIQDLAPSCAGFLFGVANTAGALAGVVGVCLGGYLIETTGSWTCLFNLVAIISSLGLCTFLVFGQAQRVDLSSTHEDL; the protein is encoded by the exons ATGGTACGGCTGGCAGAGCGTCTTCTATTTCTCCGGCGGCCTCACCTTGCTTTGGGTGTGGTACGTGTACAG ATCTCGTCCTGGCCTTGGGAGTCCTGGCCCAAGGCCTGCCGGTGTCCAGGCACAACAGAGTCCCCTGGAGACAGCTCTTCCGGAAGCCTGCTGTCTG GGCAGCCGTCATCTcccagctctctgcagcctgctCCTTCTTCGTCCTCATCTCCTGGCTGCCCACCTTCTTCAAGGAGACCTTCCCCGACGCCAAG GGTTGGATCTTCAACGTGGTGCCTTGGTTGGTGGCGATTCCTGCCAGTCTATTCAGCGGGTTTCTCTCTGATCATCTCATCAATCAGG GTTACACGGCCGTCCCTCCCCTGTAGGTTACACGGCCGTCCCTCCCCTGCAGGTTACAGAGCCATCACAGTGCGGAAGTTCATGCAG GGCATGGGCCTTGGCCTCTCAAGCGTCTTTGCTCTGTGCCTGGGCCACACCTCCAGCTTCTGTGAGTCTGTGGTGTTTGCATCAGCCTCCATCGGCCTCCAGACCTTCAACCACAG TGGCATTTCCGTTAACATCCAGGACTTGGCCCCGTCCTGTGCCGGCTTTCTGTTTG GTGTGGCCAACACAGCTGGGGCCTTGGCAG GTGTCGTGGGTGTGTGTCTGGGCGGCTACTTGATCGAGACCACGGGCTCCTGGACCTGCCTGTTCAACCTTGTGGCCATCATCAGCAGCCTGGGGCTGTGCACCTTCCTGGTATTTGGACAGGCCCAGAGGGTGGACCTGAGCTCCACCCACGAGGACCTCTAG
- the SLC17A9 gene encoding voltage-gated purine nucleotide uniporter SLC17A9 isoform X8, protein MVRLAERLLFLRRPHLALGVISSWPWESWPKACRCPGTTESPGDSSSGSLLSGQPSSPSSLQPAPSSSSSPGCPPSSRRPSPTPRVGSSTWCLGWWRFLPVYSAGFSLIISSIRVTRPSLPCRLHGRPSPAGYRAITVRKFMQGMGLGLSSVFALCLGHTSSFCESVVFASASIGLQTFNHSGISVNIQDLAPSCAGFLFGVANTAGALAGVVGVCLGGYLIETTGSWTCLFNLVAIISSLGLCTFLVFGQAQRVDLSSTHEDL, encoded by the exons ATGGTACGGCTGGCAGAGCGTCTTCTATTTCTCCGGCGGCCTCACCTTGCTTTGGGTGTG ATCTCGTCCTGGCCTTGGGAGTCCTGGCCCAAGGCCTGCCGGTGTCCAGGCACAACAGAGTCCCCTGGAGACAGCTCTTCCGGAAGCCTGCTGTCTG GGCAGCCGTCATCTcccagctctctgcagcctgctCCTTCTTCGTCCTCATCTCCTGGCTGCCCACCTTCTTCAAGGAGACCTTCCCCGACGCCAAG GGTTGGATCTTCAACGTGGTGCCTTGGTTGGTGGCGATTCCTGCCAGTCTATTCAGCGGGTTTCTCTCTGATCATCTCATCAATCAGG GTTACACGGCCGTCCCTCCCCTGTAGGTTACACGGCCGTCCCTCCCCTGCAGGTTACAGAGCCATCACAGTGCGGAAGTTCATGCAG GGCATGGGCCTTGGCCTCTCAAGCGTCTTTGCTCTGTGCCTGGGCCACACCTCCAGCTTCTGTGAGTCTGTGGTGTTTGCATCAGCCTCCATCGGCCTCCAGACCTTCAACCACAG TGGCATTTCCGTTAACATCCAGGACTTGGCCCCGTCCTGTGCCGGCTTTCTGTTTG GTGTGGCCAACACAGCTGGGGCCTTGGCAG GTGTCGTGGGTGTGTGTCTGGGCGGCTACTTGATCGAGACCACGGGCTCCTGGACCTGCCTGTTCAACCTTGTGGCCATCATCAGCAGCCTGGGGCTGTGCACCTTCCTGGTATTTGGACAGGCCCAGAGGGTGGACCTGAGCTCCACCCACGAGGACCTCTAG